One part of the Bombus terrestris chromosome 13, iyBomTerr1.2, whole genome shotgun sequence genome encodes these proteins:
- the LOC100648837 gene encoding polycomb group protein Psc isoform X2, translated as MEAKEREKPLVKDLNEHIVCPLCRGYLIDATTLVECLHSFCRGCIVRRLSSGARACPVCNVATSPPLLPDVKLQRLVYLVVPGLFRSELERRRHFRLVNPQCPPLALPLGALDLTLDDFVSLSLCELDEPEEEAVAREPENRVGSRHRANNTDQTKHEEPIKVRSTRYLKCPAGVTVRHLVRLLMLKRGWEEANSYGAIVNKIEILCEKNDENRRSSTKTMVLDQSWTLLDLACIFGWKREAPMKLFYRITRREVIIPESSDSSFNGETTEDTATMENIQRPPTPPPSPKPPQECEVEAHRILESSNVPPRSLKTNLERDKEPKAKKPRCKVTPVMRTPNLVPIQNNHAPESSKTKDLTKLEHHKHRKRRNKRVIAEITTTPREDLLKLKVRLTPCPPRITSSSATGQAKEKLLQMRAVRREKIKATTINQQRSTGALVAPGEGAVTKENLGETEETIEEIIDSIPDEVVRIAQNITTPPTEDTSASVDKVDQRSIPQSCRPSSKKEETVPEIVKRVEQVEPERPKKDEEILRRLGLVAVNEASDNFRDKAKQRVQNNGEKIDNLNREKLEKQLRESKANRVRSLLAEKQMRDALKTMSKTKEEQHPAPVQVSAPPKKKGPPPLAPLRVAKPSGFATSSAILEPNNSKYEIPLDLSSGGAVHNNVLDLSANLSVGNYSSSPSSSSSSSPSSSLSSSSSSSSSSSSSCSLSLLKPRPSRPSIPTGNLLRGKAKDLEQRRGQDSNLVTLSDAAVSLLSGCITDENSIDPLVLSSANLANKVALRIPQPHQRISGFGMKIKPNLSIRHIPNPQAVVASQYRNQRVSYFNSASQQPP; from the exons ATGGAGGCAAAGGAGAGGGAGAAGCCGCTGGTTAAAGACTTGAACGAACATATCGTATGTCCTCTCTGCAGAGGCTACCTCATAGACGCAACGACTCTCGTGGAATGTCTACATTCTT TTTGCAGAGGTTGCATAGTCAGACGATTAAGCAGTGGTGCCAGAGCGTGTCCCGTGTGCAATGTCGCAACGTCTCCGCCGCTCTTGCCGGACGTAAAGCTACAACGACTGGTGTATCTCGTGGTACCCGGCCTCTTCCGGTCGGAGCTCGAACGAAGGCGTCATTTCCGGCTGGTCAATCCGCAATGTCCACCTTTAGCCCTTCCATTGGGTGCTCTAGACTTAACCTTGGACGATTTCGTCAGCCTGAGCTTATGCGAGCTCGACGAACCGGAAGAGGAGGCGGTCGCTCGCGAGCCGGAGAACCGTGTCGGGTCACGACACCGAGCGAACAATACCGATCAAACGAAACACGAGGAGCCGATCAAGGTTCGAAGCACGCGGTATCTCAAGTGTCCGGCAGGAGTGACGGTTCGTCATCTGGTGCGATTGTTGATGCTGAAGAGAGGATGGGAGGAAGCGAATTCTTACGGGGCGATCGTCAACAAAATCGAGATTCTCTGCGAGAAGAACGACGAGAACCGGCGCAGTAGCACGAAAACGATGGTACTGGACCAATCGTGGACTCTGCTGGACCTCGCCTGCATATTCGGCTGGAAAAGA GAAGCACCCATGAAGCTGTTTTATCGCATTACGCGCAGGGAGGTTATTATTCCTGAATCGAGCGACAGTTCCTTCAACGGTGAAACGACCGAGGATACCGCGACCATGGAAAATATTCAGAGGCCGCCGACACCACCGCCGAGCCCCAAGCCACCGCAGGAGTGCGAAGTCGAGGCTCATAGGATTTTAGAAAGCAGCAACGTACCCCCTCGATCCTTGAAGACCAATTTGGAACGCGACAAGGAACCGAAGGCGAAGAAACCAAGGTGCAAAGTGACTCCGGTTATGAGGACTCCTAATCTCGTACCGATACAAAACAATCACGCACCGGAGAGTTCCAAAACCAAAGACTTGACGAAGCTGGAACACCACAAGCACAGGAAACGACGAAACAAACGAGTGATCGCTGAGATCACCACCACGCCGCGGGAGGATCTATTGAAACTGAAGGTTCGGTTGACCCCGTGTCCACCGAGAATCACGTCGAGCAGCGCGACCGGCCAGGCAAAAGAGAAATTGCTGCAGATGAGAGCCGTTAGACGAGAAAAGATCAAAGCCACGACGATAAATCAGCAACGATCGACAGGCGCGTTAGTGGCTCCAGGGGAAGGTGCAGTTACGAAAGAGAACCTCGGAGAGACAGAGGAGACCATCGAAGAAATTATAGACAGCATACCCGACGAGGTCGTTCGAATCGCACAAAATATAACTACTCCTCCGACGGAGGATACTTCCGCCTCGGTCGATAAGGTGGATCAGAGAAGCATACCGCAGAGTTGTAGACCATCgtcgaaaaaggaagaaactgtGCCGGAAATCGTGAAAAGAGTGGAACAGGTTGAACCGGAACGCCCGAAGAAGGACGAGGAGATTCTTCGAAGATTGGGTCTGGTAGCCGTGAACGAAGCTAGCGACAATTTCCGGGATAAAGCGAAGCAACGCGTGCAAAACAACGGGGAGAAGATCGATAACTTGAACAGAGAGAAACTCGAGAAACAATTGCGCGAAAGTAAAGCGAATCGTGTGAGAAGCTTGTTGGCTGAGAAACAGATGCGCGACGCGTTGAAAACAATGTCGAAGACGAAAGAGGAACAACATCCTGCACCCGTTCAGGTCAGCGCCCCTCCGAAAAAGAAAGGCCCGCCACCACTAGCGCCACTGCGCGTCGCCAAGCCTTCCGGTTTTGCCACGTCGAGCGCCATTTTAGAACCGAACAATTCCAAATACGAGATCCCGCTGGATCTAAGCAGCGGTGGAGCGGTTCACAATAACGTTCTCGATCTGTCTGCGAATTTATCGGTCGGTAATTATTCCTCGTCCCCTTCCTCTTCGTCGTCCTCTTCACCTTCGTCCTctttgtcgtcgtcgtcatcgtcctcgtcgtcgtcctcgtcaTCCTGTTCCCTGTCCTTGTTAAAACCAAGGCCATCGCGTCCATCGATCCCGACAGGAAACTTACTGAGAGGAAAAGCGAAAGACTTGGAGCAACGACGAGGTCAAGACTCCAATCTAGTGACACTTTCCGACGCGGCTGTGTCCCTGTTAAGCGGCTGCATCACCGACGAGAATTCGATCGATCCTTTGGTACTCAGCTCTGCCAACCTCGCCAACAAAGTCGCTCTGCGAATACCGCAACCTCATCAAAGAATCTCCGGTTTCGGAATGAAAATCAAACCAAACTTGAGTATCAGGCACATTCCTAATCCTCAGGCTGTGGTCGCGTCGCAATACAGGAATCAAAGAGTCAGTTACTTCAATTCTGCCTCGCAACAGCCACCGTAA
- the LOC100648837 gene encoding polycomb group protein Psc isoform X1, with product MGPIVAVSESTNDMEAKEREKPLVKDLNEHIVCPLCRGYLIDATTLVECLHSFCRGCIVRRLSSGARACPVCNVATSPPLLPDVKLQRLVYLVVPGLFRSELERRRHFRLVNPQCPPLALPLGALDLTLDDFVSLSLCELDEPEEEAVAREPENRVGSRHRANNTDQTKHEEPIKVRSTRYLKCPAGVTVRHLVRLLMLKRGWEEANSYGAIVNKIEILCEKNDENRRSSTKTMVLDQSWTLLDLACIFGWKREAPMKLFYRITRREVIIPESSDSSFNGETTEDTATMENIQRPPTPPPSPKPPQECEVEAHRILESSNVPPRSLKTNLERDKEPKAKKPRCKVTPVMRTPNLVPIQNNHAPESSKTKDLTKLEHHKHRKRRNKRVIAEITTTPREDLLKLKVRLTPCPPRITSSSATGQAKEKLLQMRAVRREKIKATTINQQRSTGALVAPGEGAVTKENLGETEETIEEIIDSIPDEVVRIAQNITTPPTEDTSASVDKVDQRSIPQSCRPSSKKEETVPEIVKRVEQVEPERPKKDEEILRRLGLVAVNEASDNFRDKAKQRVQNNGEKIDNLNREKLEKQLRESKANRVRSLLAEKQMRDALKTMSKTKEEQHPAPVQVSAPPKKKGPPPLAPLRVAKPSGFATSSAILEPNNSKYEIPLDLSSGGAVHNNVLDLSANLSVGNYSSSPSSSSSSSPSSSLSSSSSSSSSSSSSCSLSLLKPRPSRPSIPTGNLLRGKAKDLEQRRGQDSNLVTLSDAAVSLLSGCITDENSIDPLVLSSANLANKVALRIPQPHQRISGFGMKIKPNLSIRHIPNPQAVVASQYRNQRVSYFNSASQQPP from the exons ATGGGACCGATCGTAG CTGTTTCAGAATCGACTAACGACATGGAGGCAAAGGAGAGGGAGAAGCCGCTGGTTAAAGACTTGAACGAACATATCGTATGTCCTCTCTGCAGAGGCTACCTCATAGACGCAACGACTCTCGTGGAATGTCTACATTCTT TTTGCAGAGGTTGCATAGTCAGACGATTAAGCAGTGGTGCCAGAGCGTGTCCCGTGTGCAATGTCGCAACGTCTCCGCCGCTCTTGCCGGACGTAAAGCTACAACGACTGGTGTATCTCGTGGTACCCGGCCTCTTCCGGTCGGAGCTCGAACGAAGGCGTCATTTCCGGCTGGTCAATCCGCAATGTCCACCTTTAGCCCTTCCATTGGGTGCTCTAGACTTAACCTTGGACGATTTCGTCAGCCTGAGCTTATGCGAGCTCGACGAACCGGAAGAGGAGGCGGTCGCTCGCGAGCCGGAGAACCGTGTCGGGTCACGACACCGAGCGAACAATACCGATCAAACGAAACACGAGGAGCCGATCAAGGTTCGAAGCACGCGGTATCTCAAGTGTCCGGCAGGAGTGACGGTTCGTCATCTGGTGCGATTGTTGATGCTGAAGAGAGGATGGGAGGAAGCGAATTCTTACGGGGCGATCGTCAACAAAATCGAGATTCTCTGCGAGAAGAACGACGAGAACCGGCGCAGTAGCACGAAAACGATGGTACTGGACCAATCGTGGACTCTGCTGGACCTCGCCTGCATATTCGGCTGGAAAAGA GAAGCACCCATGAAGCTGTTTTATCGCATTACGCGCAGGGAGGTTATTATTCCTGAATCGAGCGACAGTTCCTTCAACGGTGAAACGACCGAGGATACCGCGACCATGGAAAATATTCAGAGGCCGCCGACACCACCGCCGAGCCCCAAGCCACCGCAGGAGTGCGAAGTCGAGGCTCATAGGATTTTAGAAAGCAGCAACGTACCCCCTCGATCCTTGAAGACCAATTTGGAACGCGACAAGGAACCGAAGGCGAAGAAACCAAGGTGCAAAGTGACTCCGGTTATGAGGACTCCTAATCTCGTACCGATACAAAACAATCACGCACCGGAGAGTTCCAAAACCAAAGACTTGACGAAGCTGGAACACCACAAGCACAGGAAACGACGAAACAAACGAGTGATCGCTGAGATCACCACCACGCCGCGGGAGGATCTATTGAAACTGAAGGTTCGGTTGACCCCGTGTCCACCGAGAATCACGTCGAGCAGCGCGACCGGCCAGGCAAAAGAGAAATTGCTGCAGATGAGAGCCGTTAGACGAGAAAAGATCAAAGCCACGACGATAAATCAGCAACGATCGACAGGCGCGTTAGTGGCTCCAGGGGAAGGTGCAGTTACGAAAGAGAACCTCGGAGAGACAGAGGAGACCATCGAAGAAATTATAGACAGCATACCCGACGAGGTCGTTCGAATCGCACAAAATATAACTACTCCTCCGACGGAGGATACTTCCGCCTCGGTCGATAAGGTGGATCAGAGAAGCATACCGCAGAGTTGTAGACCATCgtcgaaaaaggaagaaactgtGCCGGAAATCGTGAAAAGAGTGGAACAGGTTGAACCGGAACGCCCGAAGAAGGACGAGGAGATTCTTCGAAGATTGGGTCTGGTAGCCGTGAACGAAGCTAGCGACAATTTCCGGGATAAAGCGAAGCAACGCGTGCAAAACAACGGGGAGAAGATCGATAACTTGAACAGAGAGAAACTCGAGAAACAATTGCGCGAAAGTAAAGCGAATCGTGTGAGAAGCTTGTTGGCTGAGAAACAGATGCGCGACGCGTTGAAAACAATGTCGAAGACGAAAGAGGAACAACATCCTGCACCCGTTCAGGTCAGCGCCCCTCCGAAAAAGAAAGGCCCGCCACCACTAGCGCCACTGCGCGTCGCCAAGCCTTCCGGTTTTGCCACGTCGAGCGCCATTTTAGAACCGAACAATTCCAAATACGAGATCCCGCTGGATCTAAGCAGCGGTGGAGCGGTTCACAATAACGTTCTCGATCTGTCTGCGAATTTATCGGTCGGTAATTATTCCTCGTCCCCTTCCTCTTCGTCGTCCTCTTCACCTTCGTCCTctttgtcgtcgtcgtcatcgtcctcgtcgtcgtcctcgtcaTCCTGTTCCCTGTCCTTGTTAAAACCAAGGCCATCGCGTCCATCGATCCCGACAGGAAACTTACTGAGAGGAAAAGCGAAAGACTTGGAGCAACGACGAGGTCAAGACTCCAATCTAGTGACACTTTCCGACGCGGCTGTGTCCCTGTTAAGCGGCTGCATCACCGACGAGAATTCGATCGATCCTTTGGTACTCAGCTCTGCCAACCTCGCCAACAAAGTCGCTCTGCGAATACCGCAACCTCATCAAAGAATCTCCGGTTTCGGAATGAAAATCAAACCAAACTTGAGTATCAGGCACATTCCTAATCCTCAGGCTGTGGTCGCGTCGCAATACAGGAATCAAAGAGTCAGTTACTTCAATTCTGCCTCGCAACAGCCACCGTAA